TCTCTTTTTTGCAACAATAATGCGATCATGGTTTGAAAGGTCCTTCAAAATCTCAACACTCCCGGAAAACTCAACACAGGAGTCAAAAATATCATGGGCGACCTGCCCTTGAAGATAACCGATCTCCATAAAGACCCTACCGCCCTGCTTAAGTGCATATGCGATACGCGGAACACTGCCTTTTATATCTTCATCTCCGTCAGGACCGCTGACGAGAGCGGAAACAGGCTCGTATTCAGCAACTTCATAACTGATCTCATCAAGCTCAGCATCACAAAGATAGGGAGGATTAGCCAGAATCAGGTCAAATTTTGAATCAGCCAGCAGCAGTTCATTAAAATCGGCCCGCACAAACTGCACCCTGTCCGCAACGCCATGCAGCCGCGCGTTCTCGTGCGCAATCTCCAAAGCGGCAGGACTCAAATCGACTGCCATACCACGTGCATTGGGAAAAAGTTTTGCCACAGTA
The window above is part of the Marinifilum sp. JC120 genome. Proteins encoded here:
- the prmC gene encoding peptide chain release factor N(5)-glutamine methyltransferase: MADQKLKEVLSRATALLNEAGVDSPALSAQLFAEKVFSLSRVELIMELESSVDSAMVAEFEALVKRRAKGEPAAYILGVKEFFGLEFKVGPGVLIPRPETEEMVEKVQALLGADDEFVFADFGTGSGILAVTVAKLFPNARGMAVDLSPAALEIAHENARLHGVADRVQFVRADFNELLLADSKFDLILANPPYLCDAELDEISYEVAEYEPVSALVSGPDGDEDIKGSVPRIAYALKQGGRVFMEIGYLQGQVAHDIFDSCVEFSGSVEILKDLSNHDRIIVAKKR